Part of the Mixophyes fleayi isolate aMixFle1 chromosome 12, aMixFle1.hap1, whole genome shotgun sequence genome is shown below.
ggtgacttagtggtaGGCACTTCtgtctcgcagcactggggtcatgggttcaattcccgaccatcgtcttatctgtgaggagtttgtatgttctccccgtgtttgtgtgggtttcttccaggtgctctggtttcatcccacactccaaaaccatagtggtaggttaattgactgctatcaaatgactctagtctctccctcagtatgtttgtgtgtgtatgttagggaatttagactgcaaactccaatggggcagagactgatgtgagtgagttctctgtacagcgctgcggaattagtggcactatataaatagatgatgatgatagtcaataAAAGTCACCAAACCAACAAACAATTTAATGAAACATAATTTATTAGACAAACAATATTTGCAATACTCTTGTAACTGAGATACGCTATAAATGACTGCACAGTAAAGACAAACAATGGGTAATCCAGCAAGTAAAACATAGATGCAAAGAAGGGTAATGGTAACTAAAGtaaaatattaactttaattAAAAACCAATTCTCACTGTGTAGTCTACTAatcattataattaaaaaaaagtttgtcatTTTACATAGTCCGCTTAATTTTTGGGTCATTTTCTTCctgttatatatttcttattgttCATTTCTGGCTGCAGTAAAATAATGTAACATTTAGGAAAGAATATACACACAAGGAGCCCAGCACTGGAAGATATGATGGCAAATATCTCCACTGCGACCATGTGTTTTCCTTTGGTGCTTAGATAAGCTGGGATAAATGTAATCCAGACACTGGCAAACACTAGCATGCTGAAAGTGATAAACTTGGCTTCATTGAAGTTGTCAGGGAGATTCCTGGCTAGAAAGGCAACAAGAAGGCTGATCGAAGCCAAGAGTCCCATGTAGCCCAAGACACATGCAAATAATACTTTAGATCCTTCATTGCATTCAATAATTATAGTTCCAATCTCTGCTACCATATTGTACTCTGCAAAAGGACCAGAACTACATAACCATATTAAGCATAAGACTATCTGGACCATTGTACAGGAAGGCACAATGTATATAGGAATTCTCAGTCCAACAAGTCTTTTAATTTTACTATCTGGATTTGTAGCACTGAATACCATGATGACAGTGATAGTCTTGGCTAGTATCGCTGATAGACAAATGGAGAAGATAATTACAAACACCACTTGGCGCAGCATGCAGGTTATCAGGTTGGGTCGTCCGATGAATACTAAGGAGCACAGGAAGCAAAACATAATCGAGACCAGAAGCAGATAACTAAGTTCTCTGTTGTTGGCCTTAACTATGGGTGTTTTATGTTTAATGATAAACAAACAAAGCACAGAAAAAGTGAGAACACAGCAAATGATTGAGATGAAAGCCAGGGAGGAACCCAAAAACTCATCGTAAGCAAGAAACTGAATGGGTTTGGGTGCACATTTCTCTTTTGAATTATTTGGCCATTGGTCTTCTCGACATGTGAGACATTCAGCGCCATCTGAGGAAAAATACAAAAgcaaatactaatatatataaaaagtaacaCATAACTCTTAAAATGAAGCTGTAATCTTTGTACACACAAGGGAAGCAGCCATTTTTGCTGGATGAACCAATATACATGAAAAGGAAGTCTATTGGTTCAGCAAAAAGTATTGACATTACTGTGGTTAAAAGTACTTTTTACTTACTTTTGGCACATGCATTGGCAATATTACTGGTCCCTAGATAATTTATAGACTGGAGTTTGAAAGATTCATTTTCATGAATTTTGGTTGAGCCAACAAAATACCACCAGCTCCCAATACTCTGTAGGCAATGGTTATTCGATGAATAAATTTTCTAGTCCATTTATACATTCATGACCACACATGTATTTGTTTTCATACAAAGTTATAGTAATTGATTATTACATGTTTTAAGGTATCAAACAAAATTTTATTGTTTCACTTTGTAGATTCTTATTTCTTGAaacgtatttattttttaaaagtcacATACAAAATTATGACCAGTTTCGgtttaaagcttttttttaacctttataaCTATTTGACTTTATAATGTTGACATTGTTATTTGTACACACGCAGTATAGTGTTTGCTATTTTGACTCAGGGTGATCTTGTGGACAGTCATAGGTGAAGACCATCTTGGACCTGGACGTGACTGATAATATAGTAGCTTGCATTGTGAATTTCCTAATCAAGCAATTCCCTTGTACTAAATGTTTCTAAAATAGTTTCATTTTTCCATTTGTGTGTCGCACAATATTTTTACTCCTTAAGATCATTTTAATATTACAGTACAAATTTTTATAAGCATTTCACATGTTTTACAAGTAGCACTGTCCTTTGTAGATTCCTTTCCTTAATCTACAACTACCTATTGAGAATATTTTTAGTATGCCCAAATAAGACAGAGGGATTGTAATGGGGATTTTAGCATAACATGTTTGTGATGTACTCTGTTTTACGTGTGCTTTGCTGaagttatattttgttattttcctATGCATACAATGTGCATTTGTGTACATGCAATAGGTCCTAACCGTTTGTACTATGTcactcatttttaaaaaaaactccatGATGAAATGGATAATAGTTGTTGATCGCAAAGACATACTTCAGGTTATCtaaatataaaaatcatataCAATACATAATTGCGTATAAAATATCTAATATTACATACCATTTGGGTTGAGGATCTCTCCTTCTGAGCATGGAACACAATCAAAACAACATATCTTTTGCCCTTGACCAGAGGATCTTCTAAAGCCTTTTGGGCAAGGGTTACTGCAGACCGATATCGGGGGCTGAAACAAGTTGCATCAAGCAAGTCAATGTAATGAACCATGAAGTGTGGATAAAGTCAAGGAGATAGAACAAGtaagacaaggggctagatttactaaactgtggtggagatgttgcctatagcatccaatcggattctagctgtcattttgcagaatgtactaaataaatgatacctagaatctgattggttgctataggcaacatctccactttctcaaacccgcagtttagtaaatataccccaaggagtaAAAAAGAGTTAATGAGACTTTGATCTAAAATAAAGTCTGCCGTTCAACCGGAATATGATTTGGAGGTAAGGATAAAACATTATTTATCCAAAAATATACCAAACCATTTCAGCATTGTTAAggaatttttatttcatttacatattgaATAACACACAGCAATTGGTTCCAAAGATAACTATAATTAATAGATTGGGAGATCAATTTAAGTGAGTAGCtaaatatctgtatatctatgTGCAGTAATAAGTTTGATTAATTAATAAGGTAAACTCACAAAAAATAAGCACAAGGTGCTGAACACTGACATGGTTGTATATTCTTTTAGTTTCATGGTTTCTTAATTTCATCTCATTGATTTTTAATTCTATAAAAGGTTTACTACATTCTCTATACAAGCTTTAGGcttatgtatatagtataattaaaaataacagaAATTAACACAAGCACTTGGACACAGATAGAAACTCTTGATGTAATTTCTTTCCAGTTGTACAAGTAAAGACGtaacattagggggtatatttactaaactgcgggtttgaaaaagtggagatgttgcctatagcaaccaatcatattctatctgtcattttgtagaatgtactaataaatgacaactagattttgattggttgctttaggcaacatctccactttatcaaaccagcagcttagtaaatatacccctagatgattttttttattagagaATACATTTTTCAACCAAATACTGTAAATGCGAATAATGTTCTATCTTATATGCAACATCGACTGATTACAAATAGTCCTAAAAATATATGTGAATATCTAACAAGCCGATTCCTAAAACTTACATGACTGTGTCTATTCCAGGCAATCTTTCTTTCTTCCATCTGTAGTTCCTGGCCTTTAGGAGCACGTGCATCAAAGCTGCCAATGTGGACATACTGATTGCTACCATTGTCATAGAGCTGCCAGTTAAGGATATCCATGTAAAGGGGTATATCGCCATTCTTATCAAACAATATTTGTTCCCCTCCAGTATTGATGAAGTTTACTTTTTTAATGTAGTGAAGGagctgaaagaaaaaaatgtgatttttcaaataatcatcatcatcaccatttagttatatagcgccactaatttcgcagcgctgtacagagaactcattcacatcagtccctgctccattggggcttacagtctaaatttcctaacacacacaggcagagagagactagggtcaattttgatagcagccaattaacctatcagtatgtttttggaattcgggagaaaactggagcacccggagggaacccacgcaaacactgggagaacatacaaactccacacagataaggccatggtcgggaaatgaattcatgaccccagtgctgtaaggcagaagtgctaaccactaagtcatccTGCTGCCCAATAATTTAACTATTTCATAAGTgcagaatatatatgtattttttacttttttccttaCTGATGAAACCTGTACTCGCCTATCACACCATATTAAACGTACTGAATGCAGAATGGTTAGAGGTGTATGGTTCTTTTAAAGTGTATTGTGATATAAAAGAGGATTAACCCAAAGAATAGATTTAGAAGACTTTGCCCTATTTCCATACTCTCTTATTGCATATCTAGTGCTTCCTCTAACTTTTGGTATTAAAATAACTATACAAGAGCTTCTATAGACATTCATCTAATTATATATGGTTATGAGACGGTTAATAGATGTGGGTTAAAATTTTAACcaaatacattgtatatttttgttAAGAACTAGAACCTAAGATATTAAGAACGGGGAATAGATTGGCGTTATCTATTAAAGCAAATCATCAACACAACATATTAACACAAAGGCCTGATTcttcaaggcacgcatactgagcgcaaacTGCATTTAGTTTAAAACGCATGTATTTGGGCTTTGTAAACACCCAAATTCATcgagtgtaggtctgctgtgctctactacacaagacactgcacgatATGTCCAAAGTCTATATGGATTGTACATTCACAAAAGGAACGGACAGAAaaaaatctactatataaatccctagtggcgtgtgtgaaaaaaaaaaaaaatcaagctgcagcgccacctgctcggcagagttatacactgaactatatatttcttgaaggagaagtgacagttgggagtggttggtggttgccgggggtgacagtggggagtttttaacaccttaagtagcttgatgaaggatgtggtgatgaagatgaaggatgaggtgatggagaaaaatgatgaggtggtgacatgtggacaaaaccacgtcaaaaaagggcgcttgcgtcgggaagtaacgctcttcccctgaggaggcctgggctaggcccaaatgcacgacaagaacctttttaacaccttaagtagcttaatttgactagaatgcatgagtatcatgcacgggttaacttgtaaatatataaagaacTAATGTCacaagttaataataaaggcattaatggtcaaacagtaataaaaaaaaaaaaaatatatatatatatatatatatataaagaacaaaTGTCataagttaataataaaggcattaatgatcaaacagcaatagaaaaataatttatgttttttttagcttttttgttcatgaaatacatttattacgatgttgttaatgtctactgaacataaaatacatttttacagttgcccctgattgcaaacacatattatagcatgcatgcaagagcaagtgatacggcagaaaaacagcTAACTTTGAGATGTATGGCGCTTGATCGGGCgtggctgcatgtgcttgagtttggcgcACCCTTAGTGTGTATTGACTATGGCCAaatgccccgttcactccccaaaatcgtaggctgaagtaagtgtcctttgtgttcggagatggagcggacagggctgcgtttactcacctggttctgggcatgcgcagagcgattttggCCCAATATGTCTTATGTGTTATACTGTACCTGCCAATGTTGGTAGTTAAAAATGTCTGCACAGGATCTGTTGAGAAAGGGTCCGTGTCCTGGTATACAGGAATGCATCTCGTGTAAAGCATGGGCAATCACAAAAACTGCATTGTGAATTTTGTAGGTATACACAAATTTGCTTACAGCATATACAGTGGGATCAATACTGTCTAATCTCTCCTTCCCTGTGCAAAGGGTTTGGTCTTCAGAaatttttgaaaatgtataatTAGCAGTATTGTCTGTTGGCCAAACACAACCAAAAGCATTCTgccaaaatgttttaataaagatgtCATCTGGGAATTTAGATGGGTGGATGCTGTAAAGAAATTCTTTAAAACCAGGAATGTTTCCacttggaggtgacagacctagaCTGCCATTTAAAGTTGTTAAAATGTCTTTTCTGGGGAAGTCGGAAGTGATGGACCAGCTGCCACAGCCAAACCACACTTTATTTGTAATATTGTGAAACGAGGCCTCCTCCATAAGAGGAATAAGGTTCTCCATGGTGGAATACACAATAATGACTGTGGCCTTTGAGTTCTTGATGACATCTACGATGCGCAAAACTGACTCCATGGAGCTGTAGATAGGAAGGATTTCAAGGAAAGCAATGCAGCCTCCATGCCGTTCAATCTCCTTGGTTAGCAACTGAGAACCTGATCTTCCCAATTCATTATCGGAGCTTATGATCCCCACCCAAGTCCAGTTAAAGTGACTGGCCAAATTTGCCATTCCTACAATTACGTAGTCATCATTGGGTATTGTTCTAACGAAAGCTGGAAACTGTAGTTTATCACTGAGGATTGGATGTGCTGCAGCATAACTTATCTAATTAGAGAAAAAGATGCAACATTTCAAATTAGAGACCAATATTGATCCAATTAAAAATTTAGCATGACTTTGTCTGTGATGCATTTCTCATGCAATAACTGAGCTAGTTAACTGAACAACATAAACAACATAGAACACCTGTCCTGATTTAGAGAACATATGTAGAcatttttcagaacttgttgatTTTTATCACATTCTCAATTCCAAAGATTTGTTTTGA
Proteins encoded:
- the LOC142108351 gene encoding extracellular calcium-sensing receptor-like, whose product is MVYAIWEINRSPYILPNITLGFKLYDTCYNQVRSLMGTSWILSGQKQTVPNFNCETEGMPAAIVGDMTSKASIPMARILGLYRFPQISYAAAHPILSDKLQFPAFVRTIPNDDYVIVGMANLASHFNWTWVGIISSDNELGRSGSQLLTKEIERHGGCIAFLEILPIYSSMESVLRIVDVIKNSKATVIIVYSTMENLIPLMEEASFHNITNKVWFGCGSWSITSDFPRKDILTTLNGSLGLSPPSGNIPGFKEFLYSIHPSKFPDDIFIKTFWQNAFGCVWPTDNTANYTFSKISEDQTLCTGKERLDSIDPTVYAVSKFVYTYKIHNAVFVIAHALHEMHSCIPGHGPFLNRSCADIFNYQHWQLLHYIKKVNFINTGGEQILFDKNGDIPLYMDILNWQLYDNGSNQYVHIGSFDARAPKGQELQMEERKIAWNRHSHPPISVCSNPCPKGFRRSSGQGQKICCFDCVPCSEGEILNPNDGAECLTCREDQWPNNSKEKCAPKPIQFLAYDEFLGSSLAFISIICCVLTFSVLCLFIIKHKTPIVKANNRELSYLLLVSIMFCFLCSLVFIGRPNLITCMLRQVVFVIIFSICLSAILAKTITVIMVFSATNPDSKIKRLVGLRIPIYIVPSCTMVQIVLCLIWLCSSGPFAEYNMVAEIGTIIIECNEGSKVLFACVLGYMGLLASISLLVAFLARNLPDNFNEAKFITFSMLVFASVWITFIPAYLSTKGKHMVAVEIFAIISSSAGLLVCIFFPKCYIILLQPEMNNKKYITGRK